A window from Acipenser ruthenus chromosome 36, fAciRut3.2 maternal haplotype, whole genome shotgun sequence encodes these proteins:
- the LOC117962298 gene encoding peroxiredoxin-1-like isoform X1, with protein sequence MSSGNAKIGKPAPHFEATAVVDGQFKDIKLSDYRGKYVVFFFYPLDFTFVCPTEITAFSDRVSDFKKINCEVIAASTDSQFSHLAWINTPRKQGGLGSMKIPLLADLSQSISRDYGVLKEDEGIAYRGLFVIDDKGILRQITVNDLPVGRSVDETLRLVQAFQFSDQHGEVCPAGWKPGSDTIVPNVEKSKEYFSKQK encoded by the exons ATGTCTTCCGGGAACGCTAAAATCGGTAAACCGGCTCCTCACTTCGAAGCCACCGCCGTGGTGGACGGACAGTTTAAGGACATCAAGCTTTCTGACTACCGAG GGAAGTACGTGGTCTTCTTCTTCTACCCTCTGGACTTCACCTTCGTCTGCCCCACCGAGATCACCGCCTTCAGCGACCGCGTCTCCGACTTCAAGAAGATCAACTGCGAGGTCATCGCAGCCTCCACCGACTCGCAGTTCAGCCACCTGGCATG GATCAACACCCCTCGTAAGCAGGGGGGTCTGGGCTCCATGAAGATCCCCCTGCTGGCGGATCTCTCCCAGTCGATCTCCCGGGATTACGGGGTTCTGAAAGAGGACGAGGGGATCGCTTACAG AGGCCTCTTCGTGATCGACGACAAGGGAATCCTGCGCCAGATCACTGTCAACGACCTGCCTGTGGGGCGCTCGGTGGACGAGACCCTGAGACTGGTGCAAGCCTTTCAATTCTCAGACCAGCACGGAGAAg TTTGCCCAGCAGGCTGGAAGCCGGGCAGCGACACCATCGTCCCCAACGTGGAGAAGAGCAAGGAATATTTCTCCAAGCAGAAGTGA
- the LOC117962298 gene encoding peroxiredoxin-1-like isoform X2 produces MHQITFKFKTAAERQKYRFCTTADCLRLIRKYVVFFFYPLDFTFVCPTEITAFSDRVSDFKKINCEVIAASTDSQFSHLAWINTPRKQGGLGSMKIPLLADLSQSISRDYGVLKEDEGIAYRGLFVIDDKGILRQITVNDLPVGRSVDETLRLVQAFQFSDQHGEVCPAGWKPGSDTIVPNVEKSKEYFSKQK; encoded by the exons ATGCACCAGATTACTTTCAAATTCAAAACTGCGGCAGAGAGACAGAAGTATCGTTTTTGCACCACCGCTGACTGCCTACGACTGATAA GGAAGTACGTGGTCTTCTTCTTCTACCCTCTGGACTTCACCTTCGTCTGCCCCACCGAGATCACCGCCTTCAGCGACCGCGTCTCCGACTTCAAGAAGATCAACTGCGAGGTCATCGCAGCCTCCACCGACTCGCAGTTCAGCCACCTGGCATG GATCAACACCCCTCGTAAGCAGGGGGGTCTGGGCTCCATGAAGATCCCCCTGCTGGCGGATCTCTCCCAGTCGATCTCCCGGGATTACGGGGTTCTGAAAGAGGACGAGGGGATCGCTTACAG AGGCCTCTTCGTGATCGACGACAAGGGAATCCTGCGCCAGATCACTGTCAACGACCTGCCTGTGGGGCGCTCGGTGGACGAGACCCTGAGACTGGTGCAAGCCTTTCAATTCTCAGACCAGCACGGAGAAg TTTGCCCAGCAGGCTGGAAGCCGGGCAGCGACACCATCGTCCCCAACGTGGAGAAGAGCAAGGAATATTTCTCCAAGCAGAAGTGA